In one Thermodesulfobium acidiphilum genomic region, the following are encoded:
- a CDS encoding 4Fe-4S dicluster domain-containing protein encodes MSQSSRLEPVVNRAFCKGCGICIEFCPANILEFDEQRKCRVTDPEKCINCYQCELRCPDFAIELVEKGEKK; translated from the coding sequence ATGTCACAAAGTTCTCGTCTAGAACCTGTGGTAAACAGGGCTTTTTGCAAGGGGTGCGGGATATGTATAGAATTTTGTCCGGCAAACATTCTTGAATTCGATGAGCAGAGAAAGTGTAGAGTAACTGATCCCGAGAAGTGTATAAATTGCTATCAGTGTGAGTTAAGATGTCCAGATTTTGCGATAGAACTTGTTGAAAAAGGTGAAAAAAAATGA
- a CDS encoding 3-isopropylmalate dehydratase large subunit — MAKTMVQKIFERKIESDVKSGMMIIVPVDLVYVQDGTGPLSFRQFEKLEKDSLAFSENTAIFLDHAAPSPRKELSNDHIYLRTMASKLGCKIYDVGEGVCHQIAIESLVRPFDIVVGADSHTCTGGALGAFATGMGSTDIAVSMGLGKNWFRIPESILIKLIGKMPKYITGKDIIISIVKYFGSNGASYQALEFSGDIENISIYDRLTISNMAIECGAKVGIFPSDEVTREFLEKNNRFEDFKELKPDPDAEYIDRLEFKLDEIEPMVSVPHYVHTARRAKNLKDIKINQVFLGSCTNGRLEDLRMAAKILKGKSVAKGVRLIVVPASKKVYLDAIKEGIIETLVNSGASIMAPGCGPCVGVHEGILGDNEVALATSNRNFRGRMGNPDSYIYLSSPLTAAASAITGYITDPREFDI, encoded by the coding sequence TTGGCCAAAACTATGGTACAAAAGATCTTTGAAAGGAAGATTGAAAGTGATGTAAAATCAGGGATGATGATAATTGTGCCTGTTGATCTGGTTTACGTTCAGGATGGTACAGGACCTTTATCCTTTAGACAATTTGAAAAGCTTGAAAAGGATAGTCTGGCATTTTCCGAGAATACCGCTATATTTTTAGATCATGCTGCTCCTTCCCCAAGAAAGGAGTTATCAAATGATCATATATATTTAAGAACAATGGCTTCAAAATTGGGTTGTAAAATATACGATGTGGGAGAAGGCGTTTGTCATCAAATAGCAATAGAGTCTCTTGTAAGGCCCTTTGACATAGTTGTTGGTGCAGATTCCCACACGTGTACAGGTGGTGCTCTTGGAGCTTTTGCTACTGGTATGGGTTCTACCGATATAGCTGTGTCTATGGGACTTGGAAAGAACTGGTTTAGAATTCCTGAGAGTATACTCATAAAACTTATTGGCAAGATGCCTAAATACATCACTGGAAAGGATATTATTATATCCATTGTAAAGTATTTCGGATCGAATGGTGCTAGCTATCAAGCGCTGGAATTTTCAGGAGATATAGAAAATATTTCAATTTATGATAGATTGACGATATCAAATATGGCAATTGAGTGTGGTGCAAAGGTTGGGATATTCCCATCTGATGAGGTTACGAGAGAATTTCTTGAAAAAAACAATCGATTTGAAGACTTTAAAGAATTAAAGCCTGATCCGGATGCGGAATACATCGATAGACTGGAGTTCAAACTTGATGAGATTGAGCCGATGGTGAGCGTCCCTCATTATGTGCACACTGCAAGGAGAGCAAAGAATCTAAAAGATATAAAAATAAATCAGGTTTTTTTAGGCTCTTGCACGAATGGCAGGCTGGAGGATTTAAGGATGGCTGCAAAGATATTGAAGGGAAAGAGCGTCGCAAAGGGCGTAAGGCTGATAGTGGTTCCCGCATCAAAGAAAGTATATCTGGATGCTATCAAAGAAGGTATTATTGAAACTTTGGTAAATTCTGGGGCGAGCATAATGGCACCAGGATGTGGACCCTGTGTAGGCGTTCATGAAGGAATCTTGGGCGACAACGAAGTAGCACTTGCCACGTCAAATAGAAATTTTCGTGGCAGAATGGGAAACCCTGATTCATATATATACCTGTCTTCGCCACTTACAGCAGCAGCCTCTGCGATTACAGGATATATTACCGATCCAAGAGAGTTTGACATTTAG
- a CDS encoding isocitrate lyase/PEP mutase family protein, giving the protein MSFCKMVELAGFKAVQLSGYGFSASLLGKPDIGLLSFDEVLRHTHNICNAVNIPVMANKDTRYGNSLNVIRIVQEFEQAGIAGINLEDQI; this is encoded by the coding sequence TTGTCTTTCTGCAAGATGGTAGAACTTGCTGGCTTTAAAGCTGTACAGTTGTCAGGATATGGATTTAGCGCAAGTTTACTCGGAAAACCAGATATAGGCCTTTTGAGTTTTGACGAAGTTTTGCGCCATACCCATAACATCTGTAATGCTGTAAATATTCCAGTAATGGCAAATAAAGACACGAGATATGGGAACTCTCTAAACGTTATTAGAATAGTCCAGGAATTCGAACAAGCGGGTATAGCTGGAATAAACCTCGAAGATCAGATATAG
- a CDS encoding 3-isopropylmalate dehydratase: MISGRVIKVQDNISTDHIIPGRYFHLRSDLKKLSEHTLEDVVENFYEKAKNGVILVGGSNFGIGSSREHAPIVLKMSGVKAVVAKSFARIFFRNAINIGLPVIIVDTSKIFDGDDITIDLEKGVLRERRDSYKLNFPPLDIRIQSIIDEGGIVNYIKKHGDISFEM, encoded by the coding sequence ATTATATCGGGAAGAGTAATAAAAGTTCAAGACAATATATCCACAGATCATATAATTCCGGGAAGATATTTTCATTTAAGATCAGATCTGAAAAAGCTATCTGAACATACCCTTGAAGATGTAGTGGAAAACTTTTACGAAAAAGCAAAGAACGGTGTAATACTGGTGGGCGGTAGCAATTTTGGCATAGGTTCCTCAAGAGAGCATGCTCCTATAGTATTAAAAATGAGCGGTGTAAAGGCAGTAGTAGCAAAATCCTTTGCCAGAATATTTTTCAGAAATGCTATCAATATTGGTCTTCCTGTAATTATTGTAGATACATCAAAAATTTTTGATGGAGACGACATCACAATAGATCTCGAAAAGGGCGTTTTAAGAGAAAGGAGAGATAGTTATAAGCTAAATTTTCCTCCCCTGGATATCAGAATTCAATCAATAATAGATGAAGGCGGAATTGTAAATTACATAAAAAAACATGGCGACATTTCGTTTGAGATGTAA
- a CDS encoding NADP-dependent isocitrate dehydrogenase, which produces MNDKVKVTWTITDEAPYLATFSLLPIVKKFFDVSDIEIDIKDISLSSRILANFSDFLTEEQRVSDDLSILGELVNQPDTILIKLPNISASLPQLKIAIKELQSKGYNLPDYPDELKSDWDEQIRERYSRVLGSAVNPVLRQGNNIRAVPRSIKETAKKFPELMGLPLKEWSSSSKTHVSHMTDGDFYGHEKSITLSKNTKVRIEFIDKSGSVFVFRELNLLDKEIFDGSFISIKALSDFYEDQIKDAKREDILWSLHLKATMMKISDPVLFGHAIRTYFKEVFAKHQDTFNEIGVNPNNGLSDILSKLKKLSDDKRTEIEKDIEATYEKNPGLYMVDSNKGITNLHMPNLVLIDASIPTIIRDGGKAWGPDGMLHDVKIVIPDRSYATIYAEIVEDCKKNGAFDRTTMGTVIDIGLIAMKAEEYGSHDKTFIAPDDGVFRVVDTEDGQILMQHSVEKGDIWRGCQVKDVAIRNWVQIAVEETKKNNLPAIFWLDENRPHDKEEIKKVREYLKTYDLTGLDIKIMKPLDAMKATLKMIRKGQDVIAVTGNILRDYLSDLFPILEVGTSAKVFSIIPLLSGGRMFETGAGGSAPKHVEQFLEKNHLRWDSIAEFVAISQSLRFIFDKYNLRKAFVLGNACEGAISDILSNKKWPSRKVGEIDNRGEHYYFMKYWANHLSNQKEDIDIKEKFLKVKIELDKNEDKINEELLSVQGKKVEINGYYRPDKDIVERLMRPSSILNNIVDNI; this is translated from the coding sequence ATGAACGACAAAGTGAAGGTAACCTGGACTATTACTGATGAAGCGCCATATCTTGCTACATTTTCCTTGCTCCCCATAGTAAAGAAATTTTTTGATGTGTCAGATATCGAGATAGATATAAAGGATATCTCTCTTTCGTCAAGGATATTGGCCAATTTTTCTGACTTTCTAACTGAAGAGCAAAGGGTCTCTGACGATCTTTCTATTCTTGGTGAACTTGTAAACCAGCCAGATACCATTCTCATAAAGCTGCCAAACATAAGCGCTTCTCTTCCACAACTGAAGATTGCCATAAAGGAATTGCAGTCAAAAGGATACAATCTGCCTGATTATCCAGATGAGCTAAAATCAGATTGGGATGAGCAGATAAGAGAGAGATATTCCAGAGTATTGGGCAGCGCTGTGAACCCGGTATTAAGGCAGGGGAACAATATTCGCGCGGTCCCTAGGTCTATCAAAGAAACAGCCAAAAAATTTCCTGAGTTGATGGGACTTCCTTTAAAGGAGTGGAGTTCATCTTCTAAGACTCACGTTTCACACATGACTGATGGGGATTTTTATGGCCATGAAAAATCAATAACTCTTTCAAAGAATACCAAAGTAAGGATAGAGTTTATAGATAAAAGCGGCAGTGTTTTCGTCTTTAGAGAGCTGAATCTTTTGGACAAAGAGATATTTGACGGTTCATTTATAAGCATAAAGGCCTTGTCTGATTTTTACGAAGATCAGATAAAGGATGCAAAGAGAGAGGATATATTGTGGTCGTTACACCTTAAAGCCACCATGATGAAGATATCCGATCCAGTATTATTTGGCCATGCTATCAGGACATACTTTAAGGAAGTATTTGCAAAGCATCAAGACACTTTCAATGAGATAGGAGTCAATCCAAACAATGGATTAAGCGATATCCTTTCAAAGCTAAAAAAATTATCTGATGACAAGAGAACTGAAATAGAGAAAGATATAGAGGCTACTTATGAGAAAAATCCAGGTTTGTATATGGTAGATTCAAACAAAGGGATTACAAATCTTCATATGCCTAATCTTGTCCTTATAGACGCCTCAATTCCAACCATCATTAGAGACGGAGGAAAAGCCTGGGGTCCAGATGGTATGCTTCATGACGTAAAGATAGTTATTCCTGATAGGTCGTACGCTACCATATATGCTGAAATAGTTGAAGATTGTAAGAAAAATGGAGCTTTTGACAGAACTACTATGGGAACTGTTATAGATATCGGTCTGATAGCAATGAAAGCTGAAGAGTACGGATCTCATGACAAGACTTTTATAGCTCCTGATGATGGAGTTTTCAGAGTGGTAGATACTGAAGACGGCCAAATTCTTATGCAGCACTCTGTAGAAAAGGGTGACATATGGAGAGGTTGCCAGGTAAAGGATGTGGCTATCAGAAACTGGGTTCAAATTGCTGTAGAAGAAACTAAGAAAAATAATCTTCCTGCCATATTCTGGCTGGATGAAAACAGACCTCATGATAAAGAGGAGATCAAAAAGGTTAGAGAATATTTGAAAACTTATGACCTAACAGGTCTGGATATAAAGATAATGAAGCCCTTGGATGCAATGAAAGCTACTCTAAAGATGATTAGGAAAGGACAGGATGTGATTGCAGTAACTGGGAATATATTAAGAGATTATCTTTCTGATCTCTTTCCTATATTGGAAGTAGGAACCAGCGCAAAAGTATTTTCTATAATCCCCCTTCTTTCAGGTGGTCGCATGTTTGAGACTGGTGCAGGAGGTAGCGCACCAAAGCATGTAGAGCAATTTCTGGAAAAAAATCACTTGAGATGGGATTCTATTGCAGAATTTGTAGCCATTTCTCAAAGTCTGAGGTTTATTTTTGATAAGTATAACCTTAGAAAAGCTTTTGTTTTAGGCAATGCCTGTGAAGGTGCAATATCTGATATACTCTCAAATAAAAAATGGCCGTCGAGGAAGGTTGGGGAGATAGACAATAGAGGAGAACACTATTATTTCATGAAATATTGGGCCAATCATCTTTCGAATCAGAAAGAGGATATTGACATAAAAGAAAAATTTTTAAAAGTAAAGATTGAACTTGATAAAAATGAAGACAAGATTAACGAAGAGCTTTTGAGCGTTCAAGGTAAAAAGGTTGAGATAAATGGCTATTATAGGCCAGATAAGGACATAGTAGAAAGGCTAATGCGTCCAAGCTCGATTTTAAACAATATAGTGGACAATATATAA